A single Aspergillus chevalieri M1 DNA, chromosome 3, nearly complete sequence DNA region contains:
- a CDS encoding putative MFS drug efflux transporter (COG:G;~EggNog:ENOG410PIBT;~InterPro:IPR020846,IPR011701,IPR036259;~PFAM:PF07690;~TransMembrane:14 (i37-56o78-96i108-127o133-154i166-189o195-214i234-253o265-287i308-328o348-366i373-393o405-424i436-460o513-531i);~go_function: GO:0022857 - transmembrane transporter activity [Evidence IEA];~go_process: GO:0055085 - transmembrane transport [Evidence IEA]), giving the protein MVDSLDDAHEAAASEPKFTNEVDVEQSFGPERRKVRGFSWFLVVVSILSSIFLYALDNTIVADILPAMINDFSSVDQLGWLSVGFQIGGVAVIMPLSKIYGLFRVKWLYLLSCVIFMAASALCGAAPDINAEIVGRVFTGAGGIGLYIGVMILLSVNTTEQERPMYLSLVGLVWGIGTVLGPVIGGAFEKVTWRWAFYINLIIGAVLAPIWVFLLPNTAHPCKHLSLGQRLRSFDSVGCILSMGAIITTIMPINFGGGLYEWRSAAIITLFTVGGVLWILFGIQQTLNIFTSATDRMFPIQFLRNKEAVLLFILAATCNAAVFIPVYYVPIFFQFTWGDDALASAVRLLPLIFLLCATILTNGWLMSKLGYYMPWYAIGAALMLIANVCLSQIDNHTSPSYIYGFEALLGIGGGAFVQAGYAVIQAVVAPEDLGYAVSFMMVAQIGGIALGLAIASAVFVNGATVQLQDLLPQYPKDQLQAAISGTSSQVLQALSPELREGALSLIVSNMDKVFIVAYAGSAVALVGSLALSRKRVFLPAAAAA; this is encoded by the exons ATGGTCGATTCCCTGGACGATGCCCACGAGGCGGCAGCCTCTGAACCCAAGTTCACCAACGAGGTTGATGTCGAGCAATCATTTGGCCCCGAGCGCCGGAAAGTGCGAGGCTTCTCG TGGTTTCTCGTTGTCGTCAGTATCCTGTCCAGCATCTTCCTCTATGCGCTGGACAACACCATCGTCGCCGACATCTTGCCG GCAATGATCAATGACTTTTCCTCGGTTGATCAATTGGGATGGCTCTCCGTTGGGTTTCAAATTGGAGGTGTCGCGGTCATCATGCCTCTGAGCAAGATTTACGGCCTTTTCCGCGTAAAATGGCTCTATCTGCTTTCCTGTGTTATCTTCATGGCCGCGTCGGCGCTATGCGGAGCTGCCCCAGATATTAATGCGGAAATCGTGGGCCGCGTCTTTACAGGCGCTGGAGGCATTGGTCTTTATATCGGGGTGATGATCTTACTTTCTGTCAATACCACCGAGCAAGAACGACCTATGTATCTTAGTCTTGT TGGTCTGGTCTGGGGTATTGGAACTGTCCTCGGCCCCGTTATTGGCGGTGCGTTTGAAAAAGTCACCTGGCGTTGGGCTTTTTACATCAACCTCATCATCGGTGCCGTTCTAGCTCCCATCTgggtcttcctcctccccaacacCGCTCATCCATGCAAACACCTTTCTCTTGGCCAGCGGCTGCGCAGCTTCGACTCAGTAGGATGCATCCTAAGCATGGGAGCTATCATCACCACGATCATGCCAATCAACTTCGGCGGAGGACTGTATGAGTGGAGGAGCGCTGCTATTATCACTCTCTTCACCGTCGGCGGTGTTCTTTGGATCTTGTTCGGTATTCAACAGACTCTTAACATTTTCACATCCGCGACGGATCGCATGTTCCCCATCCAATTTTTACGGAACAAGGAGGCTGTGCTTCTGTTTATCCTGGCGGCGACGTGTAATGCGGCCGTGTTTATTCCCGTCTATTATGTTCCCATTTTCTTCCAGTTTACCTGGGGAGATGATGCCTTAGCTTCTGCCGTGCGTCTCTTGCCGCTCATCTTCCTGCTTTGCGCGACTATCTTGACCAACGGGTGGTTGATGTCCAAGTTGGGCTACTACATGCCTTGGTATGCCATTGGCGCCGCTTTGATGCTTATAGCAAACGTGTGCCTCT CGCAAATCGACAACCACACATCCCCCTCCTACATCTACGGCTTCGAAGCCCTCCTCGGTATTGGCGGCGGAGCATTCGTCCAGGCCGGCTACGCCGTGATCCAAGCAGTCGTTGCCCCTGAAGACTTGGGATACGCAGTCAGTTTCATGATGGTCG CGCAAATTGGTGGCATCGCACTAGGCCTAGCAATTGCCAGCGCCGTCTTCGTCAACGGGGCCACGGTCCAGCTCCAGGATCTCCTGCCCCAATATCCCAAGGATCAGTTGCAGGCCGCGATTTCGGGGACTAGTAGCCAGGTGCTGCAAGCTTTGTCGCCTGAGTTGCGGGAAGGCGCGCTGAGTTTGATCGTGTCCAATATGGATAAGGT GTTTATCGTGGCGTATGCCGGGTCTGCGGTTGCGTTAGTGGGGTCGCTTGCTCTTTCG AGGAAACGCGTCTTCCTACCTGCTGCAGCAGCGGCTTAG
- a CDS encoding mitochondrial 54S ribosomal protein mL44 (BUSCO:EOG09263CGP;~COG:J;~EggNog:ENOG410PFDN;~InterPro:IPR000999,IPR014720,IPR036389;~PFAM:PF00035;~go_function: GO:0004525 - ribonuclease III activity [Evidence IEA];~go_process: GO:0006396 - RNA processing [Evidence IEA]) → MKRLQLQRWSSSVLSPQVRTGSRLQHHLYTGLRCQSTVSPVSQAEDEPLTHEQLHVSPIPSPNSQKSKYSLPSPPVEAARESAKLAALHARLYLPSRLPLETLARSLVDASADPNSNFNNASLATLGHDLLTYYTSEHLICTYPRLPMAVVFAAMYAYVGPKTLASMTREWGVEHAATPGGEVDPGFLQFKRIDPGTEIGEGQLNGTTRPNDHRRWRVSMSSRVVYDNEFGEPVQDPTKNDGPPRPLPQGITAEQASANFVRAVMGSIYLHAGRPAAKRFFEQHFLSRHLSLTELFDFSQPARDLSRLCARESFEPPVAKIISETGRKSRHPVFVVGIYSGEDKLGEGAGASLLEARSRAAVAALKGWYLYSPLNVRVPSSTEEESSAPWKPVHVDLGEVIV, encoded by the coding sequence ATGAAAAGGCTGCAGCTCCAACGATGGAGCAGTTCGGTCCTTTCGCCGCAGGTCCGGACTGGTAGCCGCCTGCAGCACCATCTCTACACAGGACTCCGGTGCCAATCGACTGTTTCGCCTGTGTCCCAGGCCGAGGACGAACCATTGACGCATGAACAATTGCACGTGTCGCCAATTCCTTCCCCCAACTCCCAAAAGTCCAAATACAGCCTCCCCTCCCCGCCAGTAGAAGCCGCACGCGAGTCGGCAAAACTGGCCGCCCTCCACGCTCGTCTTTACCTGCCCTCACGGTTACCCCTCGAGACCCTTGCACGATCGTTGGTGGATGCGTCGGCGGATCCGAATTCGAATTTTAACAATGCATCGCTGGCCACGCTGGGCCATGACCTTTTGACCTACTACACCTCCGAGCACCTCATCTGCACATATCCTCGACTCCCCATGGCAGTTGTGTTTGCGGCGATGTATGCGTACGTCGGGCCCAAGACTTTAGCGTCAATGACTCGGGAATGGGGTGTGGAGCACGCTGCCACCCCCGGGGGCGAGGTTGATCCCGGTTTCTTGCAGTTCAAGAGGATCGACCCGGGGACCGAGATCGGGGAGGGACAATTGAATGGGACGACACGGCCCAACGACCACCGGAGATGGAGAGTGTCGATGAGCTCGCGGGTTGTGTACGACAACGAATTCGGTGAGCCGGTCCAAGACCCCACCAAGAACGATGGGCCACCGAGGCCGCTCCCCCAGGGCATCACCGCGGAGCAGGCTAGTGCTAATTTCGTCCGGGCTGTCATGGGATCCATCTACCTGCACGCTGGCCGCCCGGCGGCCAAGCGGTTCTTCGAGCAACATTTCCTATCGCGACACCTGAGCCTCACAGAACTGTTCGACTTTTCGCAGCCGGCCCGGGATCTCAGTCGGTTGTGTGCGCGGGAGAGCTTCGAGCCCCCTGTGGCGAAGATCATCAGTGAGACTGGTCGCAAGAGTCGGCACCCGGTCTTCGTGGTTGGCATCTACTCGGGTGAGGATAAGCTGGGCGAGGGCGCTGGCGCCAGTCTGCTTGAGGCCCGATCCCGGGCAGCGGTTGCGGCGCTTAAGGGATGGTACTTGTACAGCCCATTGAATGTGCGCGTGCCCAGTTcgacggaggaggagagTTCAGCACCGTGGAAGCCCGTCCATGTGGATCTGGGTGAGGTGATTGTGTAG
- a CDS encoding uncharacterized protein (COG:S;~EggNog:ENOG410PQUN;~TransMembrane:1 (o29-48i)): MGGGGKIPYPKEVWSPAGGWYAQPANWKANTAIIGAAVIGIVAATWSLSAERERREKMPEPGRFFPSRYWSKQIIEHERQQKNES, encoded by the exons ATGGGCGGTGGTGGCAAGATCCC GTACCCCAAGGAAGTCTGGTCTCCCGCAGGAGGCTGGTATGCTCAGCCAGCAAACTGGAAAGCCAACACGGCCATCATCGGTGCAGCTGTTATCGGAATTGTTGCCGCGACCTGGAGCCTCAGCGCCGAGCGTGAGCGCCGTGAGAAGATGCCCGAGCCCGGCAGATTCTTTCCCAGTCGCTA CTGGAGCAAGCAAATTATCGAACACGAGAGACAGCAGAAGAACGAGTCATAG
- a CDS encoding uncharacterized protein (COG:G;~EggNog:ENOG410PK8Q;~InterPro:IPR029056,IPR011611;~PFAM:PF00294), with protein MASSNTPGHAPVEFVTMGMFILDDIDFEGLQPNVKNVLGGAASFAVVGARLVTGKKDAQAVSWIVDVGSDFPQDVLDLLKSWDTDCIFREDQNRLTTRAWNGYGPNEKRDFEYLTPKLRLEPSMLSERQVFSKTVHMVCSASRCISIVEEIMHRREQLQQKGKTPPGVDASKKPFFIWEPVPNLCTPEEQDKFFAANKVVDVVSPNELELGMMFGQPGWSEESEFGRDIVKRILDSGIGPQGEGLISIRAGKDGSYSYTRSQRIWLPAYHQPGTSGATKVVDPTGAGNSYLGALAQGMVSAGRDPAKVIDSVLAGSENWRKATQDWGKQNHYLPALIFATVAASFVVEQIGMPRLSTTSDGTKELWNETEFTERVRLYTKRLYRTLEESPQRHLRGQLTH; from the exons ATGGCATCGAGCAACACTCCCGGGCACGCCCCGGTCGAGTTTGTCACCATGGGCATGTTCATTCTCG ATGACATTGATTTCGAAGGACTCCAGCCCAATGTAAAGAACGTCCTGGGAGGGGCGGCCTCTTTCGCAGTGGTGGGCGCACGTCTTGTCACTGGAAAGAAAGACGCCCAAGCTGTGAGCTGGATCGTGGACGTGGGATCTGATTTCCCGCAAGACGTCCTGGATCTCCTGAAATCATGGGATACGGATTGCATCTTCAGAGAAGATCAGAACCGATTGACTACGAGGGCATGGAATGGCTACGGTCCCAACGAGAAGAGAG ACTTCGAATATTTGACCCCAAAATTACGCCTGGAACCTTCAATGCTGTCTGAACGCCAGGTATTCTCCAAGACGGTCCACATGGTTTGCTCAGCATCTCGTTGCATCTCCATTGTAGAAGAGATTATGCACCGACGTGAGCAACTGCAGCAGAAGGGCAAAACACCCCCGGGTGTCGATGCCTCGAAAAAGCCATTCTTCATCTGGGAACCGGTTCCTAACTTGTGTACCCCAGAGGAACAAGATAAATTCTTTGCGGCGAACAAAGTCGTCGATGTGGTGAGCCCCAACGAATTAGAACTGGGAATGATGTTCGGTCAGCCTGGTTGGAGTGAAGAGAGCGAATTTGGACGAGACATCGTGAAGCGGATCCTGGACTCTGGCATTGGACCTCAAGGAGAGGGACTTATATCCATCCGGGCAGGCAAAGATGGCAGCTACTCATATACTAGATCGCAGAGGATTTGGTTGCCTGCATATCACCAACCGGGCACGTCCGGAGCTACAAAGGTGGTCGATCCCACAGGTGCTGGCAATTCGTACTTGGGAGCATTGGCCCAGGGGATGGTGAGCGCAGGTAGAGACCCGGCCAAAGTCATCGACTCCGTCCTCGCGGGATCTGAGAACTGGCGCAAGGCTACTCAAGACTGGGGAAAGCAAAATCACTACCTCCCCGCGTTGATATTCGCTACAGTCGCAGCAAGTTTTGTGGTGGAACAGATTGGCATGCCTCGATTATCAACAACATCCGACGGCACAAAAGAACTTTGGAACGAAACTGAATTCACGGAACGGGTCCGTCTGTACACAAAGCGATTATATCGAACACTGGAGGAGTCTCCCCAGAGACACCTGCGCGGTCAATTGACCCACTGA
- the capA gene encoding adenylate cyclase-binding protein (BUSCO:EOG09262KZ3;~COG:T,Z;~EggNog:ENOG410PIFG;~InterPro:IPR017901,IPR001837,IPR036223,IPR036222, IPR028419,IPR006599,IPR013912,IPR016098,IPR013992, IPR018106;~PFAM:PF08603,PF01213;~go_function: GO:0003779 - actin binding [Evidence IEA];~go_process: GO:0000902 - cell morphogenesis [Evidence IEA];~go_process: GO:0007010 - cytoskeleton organization [Evidence IEA];~go_process: GO:0007015 - actin filament organization [Evidence IEA]) gives MASGGHMHNLTTLIKRLEAATSRLEDMAMSLDDPNAPKPVDSGTIAAAQPAVPAQPQPPAPPAPPAAPQSPPQIDDFDALIKNEVQTFVDLGEKIGGLVGEQSKAVLQAFQAERTFVYVSLKARKPSPQPPELMTELHNASDTIDNLREAHRDSPYFSHLSAVAEGIVALGWFFQPKPADFVNEMISGIEYYGNKVMKEYKDKDRTHVEYIQGYSKIFKALAAYLKKHYANGLTWNEKDGVDAQDALQQIKGGASTGSAVPPPPPPPVPSLNVPGGAPPPPPPPGALLNPAPSAAPAADMSAVFDQLNQGDAITSNLRKVDKSQMTHKNPALRQGSTVPGERERPGSSDSVSRARSPLPSKKPKPESMRGRKPPRKDFEGNKWFIENYDNPGEIIEIPAAQNHSILISRCNKTIIKINNKANAISIDNCTGLSIIVDSLVSSLDVIKSPKFALQIDGIVPTLLFDQVDGATVYLSQQSLGTEVFSSKSTAVNIMLPPKEGTDEDTKECPIPEQIKTYIKDGKVVSEIVEHAG, from the exons atggcaagcgGCGGCCATATGCATAACTTAACCACCCTGATCAAGCG GCTCGAAGCCGCAACCTCCCGTCTGGAGGACATGGCCATGTCGCTTGATGACCCCAATGCCCCCAAGCCCGTCGATAGTGGCACCATTGCAGCTGCTCAGCCCGCAGTTCCCGCGCAGCCCCAACCACCAGCTCCCCCGGCGCCTCCCGCAGCCCCTCAGTCGCCGCCGCAGATCGACGACTTCGATGCTTTGATCAAGAATGAGGTCCAAACTTTTGTGGATTTGGGTGAGAAGATTGGTGGATTGGTCGGGGAGCAGTCCAAAGCTGTCTTGCAAGCTTTCCAAGCTGAGCGGACCTTCGTCTACGTTTCGCTCAAGGCCCGGAAACCGTCGCCGCAGCCTCCTGAGCTTATGACGGAGCTGCACAATGCTTCTGATACCATCGACAACCTCCGCGAAGCGCACCGTGATTCGCCGTATTTCAGTCACCTTAGTGCTGTCGCAGAGGGTATCGTTGCGCTGGGCTGGTTCTTCCAACCCAAGCCCGCTGATTTCGTCAATGAAATGATCAGCGGTATTGAATACTACGGGAACAAGGTTATGAAGGAGTATAAGGACAA GGACCGTACTCACGTTGAATATATCCAAGGGTACTCTAAAATCTTCAAGGCACTTGCGGCGTACCTCAAGAAGCACTATGCCAATGGTCTCACCTGGAACGAGAAGGACGGCGTCGATGCTCAAGACGCCCTGCAACAGATTAAGGGCGGTGCTTCTACTGGCAGCGCCGTGccaccccctcctcccccgccgGTGCCATCCCTCAATGTGCCTGGCGGtgctcctccgccgcctccccCGCCGGGTGCACTCCTCAATCCCGCCCCGTCAGCGGCCCCAGCCGCTGACATGTCTGCTGTCTTTGATCAGCTGAACCAGGGAGATGCGATCACATCGAATCTCCGCAAGGTCGACAAATCGCAGATGACACACAAGAACCCCGCCCTCCGGCAAGGCTCGACAGTCCCCGGAGAGCGCGAGCGCCCCGGATCCTCAGACAGCGTGTCTCGCGCCCGGTCCCCGCTCCCGAGCAAGAAGCCCAAGCCAGAGAGCATGCGCGGCCGCAAGCCCCCGCGCAAGGACTTCGAGGGCAACAAGTGGTTCATCGAGAACTACGACAACCCAGGCGAGATCATCGAGATCCCCGCAGCGCAGAACCACTCCATCCTCATCTCCCGATGTAACAAGACCATAATCAAGATCAACAACAAGGCAAACGCTATATCCATCGACAACTGCACCGGCTTGTCCATCATCGTCGACTCGTTAGTCAGCAGCCTGGACGTCATCAAGTCGCCCAAGTTCGCTCTCCAGATCGACGGTATCGTCCCTACTCTTCTGTTTGACCAGGTCGACGGTGCTACTGTCTACCTGAGCCAGCAGAGCTTGGGCACGGAGGTGTTCTCGAGTAAGAGCACCGCTGTCAACATCATGCTTCCGCCGAAGGAGGGCACCGATGAAGATACCAAGGAATGTCCTATTCCTGAGCAGATTAAGACGTACATTAAGGACGGCAAGGTTGTTAGCGAGATTGTTGAGCACGCTGGTTAA
- a CDS encoding uncharacterized protein (COG:S;~EggNog:ENOG410PJWN;~InterPro:IPR025261,IPR033473;~PFAM:PF13889,PF13915) has product MPIFQDPDHQRLYDLWSDDHQSHEHQNHQDREDRPWNDAPSWRNDFDYGESKCESLNPEVRDFGYSRLPGPHFSKLHTSDRGELIQYLKRSETSAWIQSRLADNSSDYSIHVMPCERSHMDSFDRNTGSGRQENETTELASPTSIERPRSALHSGDFREGGGGQQIKGQLQSLSSEHGHGPSHLSLLGSSPTTPWFKTPVFSSSLSLRTPTHDPEPRSPVNRSRAPSFSSSYVLKAPTSPLVYQANNTDLDFSPKVDAMEISESQEKANRRRTLPPETFRYLQSSPTDQINFGAFDIHQRREEVLPQPSSPRRTLASGYSLQLASSIQAPAQRARRPSFDVPLKGHAPMVGSYEESILRGRMSMNPSKPLDFTAQIGVLGRSKCKSSLKCPPHVSIPFPAVFYSYPTSGSGRSISDDNPSPYVGHIDLENSLPKDDPATNKRRRRYQSPTGMNNDPVANDAVAPKYSDQDTLRRREKRNRRADSPKCPPGGCYRIPQQGQLQIMIKNPNKTAVNLFLVPYDLSDMEPGTKTFIRQRSYSAGPIIDMPLSARKNYGTDRPEASLSVSEDPKDKPILRYLVHLNICCPSKGRFYLHSSIRVVFANRVPDGKEKLRNETQHPDPKYTPYKPARDPGTKSASEKTDHRRSAAGQGTIPNDTEGIRDLAAVPARHPFQPIPSLRETPLTSPGSESAGEAGIYNKLSRGDAGYGGYQFGSEVGESLLAKRLRGLDVQKHDTRYIN; this is encoded by the exons ATGCCTATTTTCCAAGATCCGGATCATCAGCGCCTCTACGATTTATGGTCCGATGACCACCAGTCCCACGAGCACCAGAACCACCAGGACAGAGAGGATAGGCCGTGGAATGATGCGCCATCATGGAGGAATGACTTTGATTACGGAGAGTCTAAATGCGAATCCTTGAACCCGGAAGTCAGGGACTTTGGGTACTCCCGACTCCCGGGTCCTCATTTCTCCAAGTTACATACCAGTGATCGCGGGGAGCTGATACAGTACCTTAAGAGGTCTGAGACGTCGGCTTGGATACAGAGTCGTCTG GCGGACAACTCAAGTGACTATTCGATACACGTCATGCCATGCGAGCGCTCACATATGGACAGTTTTGACCGGAATACCGGTAGTGGGCGACAAGAAAATGAAACTACAGAATTGGCCTCTCCTACTAGTATAGAGCGGCCTCGTTCAGCGTTACATTCTGGCGATTTCAGGGAGGGAGGTGGTGGACAACAGATAAAGGGACAACTACAGTCCCTTTCTTCTGAACATGGCCATGGCCCCTCCCATCTCTCTCTGCTAGGATCCTCTCCCACCACTCCTTGGTTCAAAACCCCAGTATTTTCCTCATCACTGTCGCTGCGCACCCCCACGCATGATCCGGAGCCGAGAAGTCCGGTAAATAGGTCGCGGGCACCTTCATTCTCGTCCAGCTATGTTCTGAAGGCTCCAACCAGTCCTCTTGTGTACCAAGCGAATAACACAGACCTTGACTTTTCCCCCAAGGTCGATGCCATGGAAATATCGGAGTCTCAGGAGAAAGCCAACCGTCGTCGCACTTTGCCCCCAGAGACTTTCCGGTACCTACAGTCATCGCCTACAGATCAAATCAACTTTGGCGCCTTTGATATTCATCAGCGACGAGAAGAGGTTCTCCCCCAGCCAAGCTCGCCCCGACGGACATTGGCGTCCGGATACAGTCTGCAACTTGCTTCATCGATCCAGGCTCCTGCGCAGCGGGCCAGAAGGCCATCTTTTGACGTACCTTTGAAAGGTCACGCTCCAATGGTCGGATCGTACGAAGAGTCTATACTCCGCGGACGGATGTCGATGAACCCTTCGAAACCTCTAGATTTCACGGCGCAAATTGGCGTGCTTGGGAGAAGTAAATGCAAGTCGAGTCTCAAATGCCCGCCACATGTGTCAATACCGTTCCCTGCAGTGTTTTATAGTTACCCTACTTCGGGTTCTGGACGGTCTATTTCGGACGATAATCCAAGTCCTTATGTCGGTCATATCGATTTGGAAAACTCACTTCCGAAAGACGACCCGGCTACCAACAAGCGTCGCAGACGCTATCAGAGCCCAACGGGAATGAATAATGACCCCGTTGCCAACGATGCAGTTGCGCCTAAATATTCTGACCAAGACACACTGCGCCGAcgagagaagagaaacagAAGGGCAGACTCACCGAAATGTCCGCCCGGCGGGTGCTACAGAATACcgcaacaaggacaactgcaAATCATGATCAAGAACCCGAATAAGACAGCGGTCAATCTATTCCTAGTTCCGTATGACTTGAGCGATATGGAACCGGGCACAAAGACATTCATCCGGCAGAGAAGCTATTCAGCTGGTCCCATAATCGACATGCCCCTCAGTGCACGGAAGAATTACGGCACTGATCGCCCGGAGGCATCACTGAGTGTATCAGAGGATCCTAAGGACAAGCCTATCCTGAGATATCTGGTCCATTTGAATATCTGCTGCCCGTCCAAAGGCCGTTTCTATCTGCACTCGAGCATCCGCGTTGTATTCGCCAATCGAGTCCCGGATGGAAAGGAGAAGTTGCGAAACGAAACACAACATCCCGATCCAAAGTATACGCCGTACAAGCCCGCTCGGGATCCCGGCACCAAGTCTGCCTCAGAGAAGACGGATCACAGACGGAGTGCAGCAGGTCAAGGTACGATACCCAATGATACTGAGGGAATAAGAGATCTCGCTGCCGTGCCTGCACGGCATCCGTTCCAGCCCATCCCATCTCTAAGAGAAACTCCACTTACCTCTCCCGGTTCCGAATCAGCTGGCGAGGCCGGAATATATAACAAACTTAGCAGAGGTGATGCTGGGTACGGCGGTTATCAGTTCGGCTCCGAGGTTGGAGAAAGCCTGCTAGCCAAAAGATTGCGCGGGCTAGATGTCCAGAAACATGACACGCGGTATATCAACTGA
- a CDS encoding uncharacterized protein (COG:S;~EggNog:ENOG410PSHM), translating into MSAKRSRDTEDRPGDSATTEPAAKKSKKKGFSVAPDNLPDGTYRRKAQKIKADLIQKAKVKKAYAKVKAQEEVPTRPSVYELEEQRQREENERRQNEHADPDEPQEAGAKVGGAGMELHPDRLAMLNDPQPEPEPERKPRSEHAQNRREGGRNRKGKRTAFDKEMEIARKRKEEADKRREQKEFKQKDREAMAKAKRPDQNGKKRLGRESTVLLSRVQRLVGQN; encoded by the exons ATGTCGGCCAAGCGTTCGCGAGACACAGAGGATCGTCCAGGGGACTCTGCGACCACAGAACCCGCAgccaagaagagcaagaagaagggttTCTCCGTCGCGCCTGATAACCTCCCCGATGGCACATATCGTCGCAAAG CCCAAAAAATCAAAGCCGACCTAATCCAAAAGGCCAAAGTCAAAAAAGCCTACGCCAAAGTAAAAGCCCAAGAAGAAGTTCCAACCAGACCTTCCGTCTACGAACTCGAAGAACAGCGGCAACGGGAGGAGAATGAGCGGCGGCAAAACGAACACGCAGACCCTGATGAGCCCCAAGAGGCTGGAGCGAAAGTTGGAGGTGCAGGCATGGAGCTTCACCCGGATCGACTGGCCATGCTGAATGATCCTCAACCCGAACCCGAACCTGAACGAAAACCTAGGTCAGAGCATGCGCAGAATCGTCGCGAGGGTGGAAGGAACAGAAAGGGAAAGCGTACTGCTTTTGACAAGGAGATGGAGATTGCGCGGAAGCGCAAAGAGGAGGCTGATAAGAGAAGGGAGCAGAAGGAGTTTAAGCAAAAGGATCGCGAGGCCATGGCAAAGGCTAAACGGCCGGATCAGAATGGGAAGAAGAGATTGGGGAGGGAGAGCACGGTGCTGCTTAGCCGTGTCCAGCGGCTGGTTGGACAGAACTAG